From the Glycine max cultivar Williams 82 chromosome 11, Glycine_max_v4.0, whole genome shotgun sequence genome, the window AGAAATGTACTTACTTTCTTAGCAATACAAACAAAGATGGCCGGTGGTTCCTCCGgtaatgattaaataaaataattagtagCCAAAGAATGGTGCTGATATTTCCAATAGAGAGGGGTCAGGGAATCTATCTGGTGGTAGTAAATCAACACTACCAAGCCACACATATCAGACCCTATGTAATCATCAATGGGAGATGAGGACTCGATCGGTTCATATAATCAATAACTACCCTAATATGTATACAGTATACGTACTACATTCAAGTGAAATGACATGACTGTGACTATATGTATATGAAAATGATTAATAAAGTTTCTGTTTGATCACTATATATCTGTATTGTCAATTGTCATGATGTGCGTGTAGTGTGGTCGTAGTGATCGAAAGCGCCAGCGGTTCTGTCACAAACACATTAGCTGAATGACAACAAAAGGCCTTCTTCGAGAATATACCGacattgtgtattttttatttttcttatctccaATTTGGCTCTGCCAATTAAATACGGATCGGACAAAGAATATAAAGCATGTGATGCCCATCCACACAGGCAACATACACTTATGGGACATGCAAATTCTTTTATCATACCGATCGATCGAGCTGCAACTAATTCACGTTCTTGAACCGCTTCTTTCAACTTTTCTCACTTTTATAATTAAGATCTTTTGTGTAAAATGCTGACATGGCGGCCGGAAgacatacaacaacaacaacaacaacaacttatccattaggtggggtcggctatatggatcaacttccgccataatgttctatcaagtaccatacttctatccaaatcattaagttcgagatcctttttgataacctctcttatagtctttttgggtcttcctctgtctcgaattgtttgtcttctctccatctggtctactctcctcactaccgagtctaccggtcttctctctacatgcccaaaccacctaagtctattttccaccattttctctacaataggcggcCGGAAGACATGTATGTTTTAAAACactgagaataaaaaatatggtgaataaattaagagagaaataaaTAGGTAAGTCAGATAGTAAGAAATAGAGTGAAAATAACTACAATAGGTTACTcaccttttttattattcttgtaAATTTGAGCGTTGGCGGATATGAAAGTTTGTTAGGATTATTTTGTCATGAAAGCTCTGGTCAGCCCTCTCTAGTCgacgaggaaaaaaaaaagaataaaaacggATTATAGTGTTTACActgtttttcaaatatttgacCAAAAAGGTAAATCATTCTTGATAGATTAAATATTGTTAGAGTGTGAGCTGAAATTTCACattgattaaaattgaaaaaattatcatataaataaggagaagacccataaatcTGAGCCTTAAGATTTTAGGTTAAAGTGTGGTATCAAGTTTCTTTATGTGGTTGCTCATGACTCATTGATGTAAATCTCACCAGCATTTATTCCTCTCGAATTCCTCCAACAACTGGTATCAGAGCTGATGGTTCAACTTGTTGACCGGCTCAGACAAGGCGATAAATGCCCCCACATCGAGTACAAGTGTGTGTTTACTCCCTTCAAATTTCCTAACAAATATTTCATCATGTGGACTCATCGTGGAGCATAAGGTGTTCTTGATGGAATGAttttcaatgtttatttttccTACCAAATCACacaaagttatttaaaaaaatattttttttctattgcaatAAATTAAACAGAGTTTTAGCAAGCATCAAGGACTTCAATTTACTgaattaataacaaaatcaaTTGTCACAAAAggttaattactttattttctttctcattttcttcaaaCTTATAGTTATGCAGTTTATCCACACAACTTTTATAGTGTGTTTGAATGGAGTAATTTAATAgggaaattcattttttcaaagaatttaaaatgattcatgataaaatagtttgtttggatagagtatttgaaatgagatttaatttttagtatttttatgaatcattttgattaACTAAAATagtgaaatttcaaattctctcaaaaaatatagaatttgaatttattttttttggagatgctcactctaactcacgttcttgctcatggctctttCTCGTTCAACGCTCACAACTATGggtgaccaaagtttttatgctcGATATCaacataagttatttttcactGACGTTAGCCGATATTTTTTTGGTcaaaatttttttgtatgatgtcaaccaaagctatttttgTCGATATcggctaagattttttttagttgatgttagttagggttattttctcaTTGATGTCAGTCATGGGAAATTTTTGCTAACGTCgaccaaggattttttttatcgttATCATCCAGATTTTTTCAATTGATattgaccaatgatttttttggccgacgttggctagattttttctacTGGCATCGatcatgactaacttttgagtagacatctgttagggtttttcagccgacatcaACTAGGTTTTTCCAACATCATCagccaaaactattttttagccaatatcgACTAGGGTTAATTTTGGCCGATGTTAGCTAGTGTGTTTTGGCTtatgtcaactagattttcttagtCGACATCGGTTAAGATTTTTATGCTGACATCGACTAGGGTTTTCTGGTTGACATCAACTATAGttatttcttaaccacattagttaggttttttggttgatgttggtCAAGGTTTTTTCTACTAAAATCAACTAGGAATTTTTGACTGACATTAgacatgactatttttagttGACATTGACTAGGTTCTTACAGTCAACATCTACTAGAGTTTTTTTGGTTGACATCggtcaaagttattttttagccaacatcgGCCAAGACTATTTTATAGTCGATGTTGGGTAGGGTTTTTTGTCCAACATTGGTCAGGGTTGTTTTTTAGCCAACTTCTACTAGGGATTTTTCGGCCAACGttgaccaatgatgtttttcagccgacatcgAATAGATTCTATTAGTCAGCGTCgaccaaactattttttaaccgatattgagtatatttttttgtcaatgtttGCTAGGATTCTTTAGGCCGACGTTGGctaaaaatagtcttggttAACATCGTTCGTGAAGACCTTAGCCGGTGTCGGCCAAACAAATCCTAGTCGACGTTGGtaaaaaaatctagccaacatCGACTGAAAAATAGACTCAATCAACATTAGGCAAAAAATAGTCCCGACTGATGTCAGTTGACAAATATTTCTGacatattttgacaaaaaaaattctatttgatGTTGATTGAAAAATAGCTTAGTTGATGTCGGTTTAAAAACATCACTGATTGTGGTCAGATAAAacaatattagttaaaattatcaatattttgtatttataaattattaaaaattaaaaatattttttaattaattttgcaaaattagattgtgtttattttctataaagtttaatattaaaatttcatatatttaaaatataaaattaaaatttacatatgGAAGAAATTGAATTATcatatccaaataaaaaatttaaaatgaaagaaatttgaattgatttatctaaacaaaacatttaaaaaaaattaaaataaaaaacaatttaaattttaaacatttcaaatttattaaaattttaaaattccttGTGCAAACAGAAGATTACTCTCCAAAAGTGGGATTCTAGAATAGTGAGTGCAGACGAAGATTCAATTTGTCATGGAGAATTGAGTTTGGTGAGTGATGTGAGTGGTGGAACTCATACGAGCATCGGTCGCGTAGACACTAAATGTAGCTGCGGCCTTTTTTCGTTTATCTTCCAATTTAGCATCCTTTTATTATGATTGACACTACGTAGCAATGGTCAAATGGTTGAACGCAATTGCTTAGCTTTAAGCTTTGTAGTATCAGAAAGTTGACTAACATAATATTGGTTTGTCTAATTGACTCCGGTGAAATTGGGTCAATTAACCTCATTTCTaataatcaatcaaattcaGACATTTATCTTATTCTAGATTCTATCGTTAATATAATGATTATCatatttaatgcatatattcataatttctcctttttttttttacagaatccTTAACTTCTCACATTATTTATGTGCAAAACATTTCTCAACTTTATAATTATATGtacaatatatatcatatattttccTTTATCACACACtccatttgttattttttatttcatttattttataactcattagtataatactttttttttcccgaaaaaagtataataatttaaaacctttttcccacaatttattataattgctaattaaaaattatagataaagagagtacttttttttagagaagatAAAGAGTATAattgtgaattaaaaattatagatagaGAGTATAACTTTGAATTAATAATTGGCTTGAGTCGAACTTTGTCCTTGCTGTTCAGGCCCTGAAGCATGTTTCTTTTGTTCCCTGACCTATTGGGAGACCATGGGAAAACATGCTGACTTTTTTGTAAAAGTAACCATATTACCTTACTTTCCTCTCATGCACAGCGACGGTAATGCTTGTGCTGATTTGTTAGTAAAAAATGACCCAATTTTCACTTTTGGGTCAATTAGTCAAGCCTAATTTctctttcatatatattttttatattgtttatgtataaaattaaaaatttagaatcattaattagaattatactaaaataaataaatatacataaaaaattataaacttaatattaaaatcttaataattggtattttttatttaattataaaaatctataTTCTTTATTCAGTTTACATGAATATTtatcatatctttttttttttttaaatgtaacatAAAAAACTTTAGGTAAATAGTTTTCACTTATTTTAACtttagaaaaatgaattttaatttttccaatTTATTGGAATATATGAAACTTAAACTTTAGGTAAATAGTTCTCATTTTACAGTTGACTTTACACTCCGATTGTTATTGTTATCTATATGTAAAATGAGAGCTATTTATCTAAACtcattttttacatatttcaatcaattaaaaaattaatattcatttttctaaagttaaagtaaatgaaaatatttaatttacctaaggtaaataaataatatatatttataatcaattaaaaaatttacatgcatgatgtctataaaatttttaatatacaactaatattttcttatgagcaaataaaaatattattatataattgtgTTGAACATAAAAGAGATACCAATCAATAAGTACAACCAACACATAATGGTCCAAAGATGGACAACCGAAAGATAAGAaagtataaaattttcattaaaattcagagaaaaaaatcattatagttAAAAGCATGTcattcaaaatatttcaaaaataaatatataagtcacacattaaattttttagaaaacataTTCAATAACACATGATAAATGtttagataaattaattaagtataGATGTATCATTAGCAAAAATAGAAACTATAAAtctaataaattattactaaaataaacctattttttaaagctattttttctataaattatttattttataaaggatactgaattattttaagtattttattattttttattttcctatttataAGACTTAAAGTTAAGAGTGATgcttgttctttttttctttacaatatCCAATCCATAATGTTTTTTGTCAATAGTTTTTATgctaaaatatttacaaataattatattgtcaaACATTCATAAAATAGTgatgttattaataaaaatgaaaatttaaaataaaaaattaggacAAACGCATTagtatcaattaaattaatcattataaaaatcaaaagagtataaaaaactaatataattatcaaatagaatacaacaaaaatgaaaaagaatttcgacttttaaataaaatatagtgataaaaaaaatattaaagagagattatagaaggaaaaagaggggatcataaaataattttatatataatactgtataaaaatttaaaaatctttgGGAGGCATGGCCCCTATCCATAGGCCCCCACTCCCTCCGCCTGCATAATGCATATTGAGTTTCACACCTTCTACATTTTTCCACAAATGACATTAGTAGGTATTTCACAATGatgagtaaattaaaaaaaaaaaagcactatCGAAACTAAATTCACATATTTTaagccataaaaaaaaaaaaagttacaagtaTGCGAACAAGGTATTTAAACTTAGGCAGGTAAATGGTGTTGATTAGGAATAGTGGAGCATGACGTGAGTGAGTATTGGTCTATTGGGCTATTGACGGCACCTCAATCATTACGAGGCcctaaataataatgatttCACTTTCCAACCACTGATAATCATCAATGTGGTCCTACCACTGATAATTTTAAGTCATGTGCATTGTTGGTGCTCCTCCCCTTTCTCTCAATTTGCTTCTTGCTGCTAATGCTTTCAAGGAGTGGGGCATCCATTTTCGTTTCAGTAAATTTTACTCtgttttttaaaagttagacttttctctcttcaaagATTAATGTACactttactttaatttatttctaacttttcgagttaatttttttctcaataactaattttaaaattttactatcaactttaggaattaaaaaatggcatgaatattatataatatttcaaatcaataacttgataattaaaattaattattggtgataagattaaaaaaaatctcttagcAAACACGTTTATATTGCTCACCGTCgctaataacttttttttatcacctcAACAAGATAGGTGTGACTTATAATATAATCtcatattttaatacttttaacaCACACAAAAAGACGCATTaacctctttttttcttcaaaagctctcctttatttttctcctctcttttatatttcaatttatctACCGAACGAAATTGTGTCTTCACAATTACTTTAGTTTTACaagcagataaaaaaaaaactgatatttTCATATTACTGTAATAAAAGACAGGTAAAGATATGAAATTCAGTTTTGTTCAaaagaatcctaagagtgtCGTATCAACGAGGTTGATATGGAAAACATAAAACAGGTTCTGACATGAAtggaaaagtaaaagaaagttGGATAAATATTGGCCTCTGATGAGAAGTATGCCAATTGTTTGGGCCGAatgaatgaaaagaaaggataatTAAGTTGatattttggtcattttgaATAAACAAATGGTAAGATTATTTGTATcctatcttttttcttcttctatatatcctttatatttttttatggaaacaAAGAGTGATTTAGCACCatcattttcacaaaaagaaaaaagttctgCCCTACAttcattcatgcattcatccaagttTGTATGCATTAGTCGGCAATGATTATCCCCTGTCACTATGGAGATTGGCCATGGGAAATGAGGCCCCGCCCGTTTGTTTTATGAATGGTGatttttgttgtcaattttgCATCCGTCTACATCCATTCCTATACTTGCTTCTAGACTTTTAAATGAAACATGctatttacaataaaatatattttatataaaaaccaCTCAAGCCTTAACGCTTTATTTGGATTCAAATCAAAtggtaaatttgaaaaaaatttaaagataaagcTTTATTTGAatgccaaaaataaaatttttaaaaattgaagattgatttggatgaaataagataaaagaaaaaaaattgaagaaataaccacaataaataaaatttgattttctaaaatagaatgtatatagaaaactctttttttataaaatttatttgaaatatgtaaataaaataatatgaattttgtctaaaactagttttaaaccaatgcaattatttttaaaatatataattttaaatatagaatttaatttttctctgtgtaattttttttagaaaaaataacttaaatatatttttaaaataaataccatAAAAGTCACGATTTTTAGTTGTATGacaatttatgattaatttatagcataaaatattttatactgaaATACATCTAACTCTAAGTAAACACTTCAAAATATAGAAACATTGAACGTATTTAATCCTTTTTTAAAAGAGAGTGAGagtattttagaaattttgaaatgacaaaagaaagGGTGATATAGTGAGAAAAAAAGAGTGCAAATAGAAAGGCCTATTAGATGCCATCTGCAGCTTCAGCATGCAGCATTATGGGAATTGGGCTCAAAATGTGCACTTTTCATACAAAAGCTGATTTTCTAGTAGTAaatccgtaaaaaaaaaaaaaaatcggttTGTTACTATTTGGGGGTAGATATTTGTCGCCAGCAACTTAAGCAATATTTTCGGCCACCAAAACCCTTGTAGGAAATCCCTTGTCGACCCACCAAAACCTATTAGGAAATCTTTTTAACAagatcttttttagtttttagacaaaaaaaaaaaaaacctataccaattatattaacaataacaacaataacatgAGACTCATTTATCACTAACTAGAATCTAATAACTATATCCACGTGCAGAGGATAttcttatttgaaaaaaaagagtgaaaaaaccacaaaaaaaaaaaaactgaaacctAGTagtaatttacaaattaaataacaCTGAACTACTCTTCAAAGAAATTTGGATGTTTGGTAAGAATTATGGACAATAATTGACAGTACATCATTTTATTGGTAGAATTTGAGCAACGCAATAAAAGTTATTGTTTTGCATTCTTGAAAATTCTTGATATTTTTCACATGTTGTTAAAATTCTTATCTAACACATCTAAAATAGCAACTAAAAAGATTGAGTAATAAGGAAAGAATGTTATACTTTAGTGGGAGTGAGGGCAATTGAGTGCAAAAATAGAGATTTTAGTCGTTGCCTCCGCCAAATCCATCGCACACTTAGAGGTTGAGGTTCCTTTGTGACTTATTCTCCACTCATTTTTCGATATTCCATGCATCTCACCGTAACTCTACTCCTACTGTTATGAATCCATGACCTAGACTTCCCAACCACTCCTACACCcttgtttcctttcttttgctCTAACAATGAGGCTCAAGCTCAGCCTCTCTCTTTCATCATACTAATTAAGGCAATTGCAAACTCGAGGACATGCCTAGTCCATTGCTATCATTATCATTAGTGCTGCTATTCTTGATTTCATGTGGAAATATTCATGAATGTGAAGCTCAAGATACCGAGGCTTTGCCTCCAGCAGCAGAAACTTGTAACGGGGTTTTCATTTCCTATGACTTTCTCACTCGAAGAAAAGAATTCCCTCGCGTGAAGAATGCCACGGCACAGTCTTGGGCCTTCAATTCCACCGCAACAGTTCTCAACACCGGCAAAGACGTGGTTAAGGCGTGGAGGCTGTTCATAGGTTTTCAACATGACGAGATTCTAATCTCTGCCAGCGGAGGTAATCTAATCGATGGAACTGACTTCCCTGCTCTGGTAGGAAATGGCACTACCTTTGTTGGATCTTCTGTGCCAGATTTGGATAGCTCCATCAACACAGCTCAAGATTTAACCCAAATTTCAGCCATGATCCAGCTTATTGGCACCCAGTTTGGAGTAAGGCCTCCTACTATTCCTATGCCCAAAACCATCAAGTTGGTAAATGATGGTTACAAGTGCCCCCTACCAACTACCCGTAGTGAGTAGTCTTcctgtttttctcttttatctattGCTTGCACTACTTCTAAAAGCATATTCTCTAACACCTCAAATTATTGCATGATTCAAGTTTGATTGATGAGCTGATGAGATCATGTAATAATGTCTTCTTTAATCTACATTTGCTAatatactattaattattattagttataatttattaaaaactataaaatcattAGTTAAGATCAATAAATGAGGAATGCGACTTGCATAATTTTtgtgatttataataaatttcaaataataaaatagtgtgttttaaaaaatgtatctaagaatatattattaactcaTGTATATGGTGTGTTATTGATATTACTTGTATTCTTCATTGGGTTCTAATCTAACTAGTAGAATCATGGTCCACATGCAGAGGGTTCCATGTATGCGTGTTGTAAAAAAGACCCTAAATTCAAGGCTGTACTACGGAAGACAAAATTCTTGCCACGGCAACAAGGGGATCTTACCATATCCTATGACGTGAATCAAGTGTATGAGAATAATTATATGGTAGAGGTGACCATGGAGAACAATCACCTTTTGGGACGGCTGGATCATTGGAACTTGACTTGGGAGTGGACAAGAGGGGAGTTTATATACAGTATGAAAGGTGCTTTCACACGTGTGATAGAATATTCAGGTTGCATCTATGGAGCTGCAGGACAGTATTACAAGGACATGGATTTTTCTAAAGTCGTTAACTGTCAAAAGAATCCAATAATCAGTGACTTGCCTCCAGAGAAAGCTAATGACACTGAAATTGGAAAGATACCTCACTGTTGCAAAAACGGAACTCTTCTACCTATCCTTATGGATCCAAGCAAATCCAAGTCTGTTTTCCAAATGCAAGTGTTCAAAGTTCCACC encodes:
- the LOC100799716 gene encoding COBRA-like protein 10 codes for the protein MPSPLLSLSLVLLFLISCGNIHECEAQDTEALPPAAETCNGVFISYDFLTRRKEFPRVKNATAQSWAFNSTATVLNTGKDVVKAWRLFIGFQHDEILISASGGNLIDGTDFPALVGNGTTFVGSSVPDLDSSINTAQDLTQISAMIQLIGTQFGVRPPTIPMPKTIKLVNDGYKCPLPTTRKGSMYACCKKDPKFKAVLRKTKFLPRQQGDLTISYDVNQVYENNYMVEVTMENNHLLGRLDHWNLTWEWTRGEFIYSMKGAFTRVIEYSGCIYGAAGQYYKDMDFSKVVNCQKNPIISDLPPEKANDTEIGKIPHCCKNGTLLPILMDPSKSKSVFQMQVFKVPPDLNKTAIFPPEKWKITGILNPEYRCGAPIRVDPAQSQDPRGLEATVIAISSWQIVCNITKPTKRSTRCCVSFSAYYNESIVPCNTCACGCDENNRRCNPNSPAMLLPPEALLVPFENRTKKTVAWAKLKHFKVPTKLPCADNCGVSINWHVVSDFKGGWSARITMFNWQHTNFENWFTALQFKKKTALGYEKVYSFNGTFLPKLNHTIFLQGTQGSNFLLALDNGTNPKVPGKAQSVLSFTKKFAPGMKIAKGDGFPSRVFFNGEECSIPTRFPVGNGNQHNADSLNLHLLLALVLAFTMSIILY